One Campylobacter concisus DNA window includes the following coding sequences:
- the pglF gene encoding UDP-N-acetylglucosamine 4,6-dehydratase (configuration-retaining), with amino-acid sequence MFHATKLKRLVFFLLGDVFIFVFSIYAAYLLRFNADIPDIYVQGLFVTAGFLIVFKLFFMWMFKIYKVPWRFFGLNEARKIFLAHVCAAILFTIVFFIIQDFLNPYPRSVIFIDLLISCLLIGLLRISKRMVLDFSNRPHKGEPCIVIGATSKALHVLRGLKQGYLDYYAVGVVDGRSDLVGTYCDGFLVQDKKDIPSLIKDYDAKTAIIALALDQDELQALVDELTGYGIRDMKLFSLIENEPIKDISIEDLLARKPKDLNPEAISNFLKDKKVLVTGAGGSIGSEICKQCLKYGVSELIMVEHSEFNLYKIGEDTRDKRTVSKLVNITNLKDFEEVFEEFRPEIVIHAAAYKHVPLCELNPRSAVENNILGTKNAVDLSKKYGAKKFVMISSDKAVRPTNIMGTTKRVCELYALNSNEAGICEIVCVRFGNVLGSSGSVIPKFKAQIAANKPLSVTHPEITRYFMLTSEACQLVLQAASIAKGGELFVLDMGEPVKIVDLAKKMLLLSNKEHLGIEFVGLRPGEKLYEELLINKDDVQTKYESIFVTHSQPYDLTLLNSQINGLLQLEDDEVAPALKVIVPEFNHALNLKG; translated from the coding sequence ATGTTTCATGCAACGAAGTTAAAGAGGCTCGTATTTTTCCTTCTTGGTGATGTTTTTATATTTGTTTTTTCGATATATGCAGCTTATCTTTTAAGATTTAACGCCGACATCCCAGATATCTACGTGCAAGGGCTTTTTGTAACGGCTGGATTTTTGATCGTATTTAAGCTCTTTTTTATGTGGATGTTTAAAATTTACAAGGTGCCGTGGAGATTTTTCGGCTTAAATGAAGCTCGTAAAATTTTCCTAGCTCACGTTTGCGCGGCGATCTTATTTACGATCGTGTTTTTCATCATACAAGATTTTTTAAATCCTTACCCAAGAAGCGTCATATTTATCGACCTTCTCATCTCATGCCTACTTATCGGGCTTTTGAGAATTTCAAAACGTATGGTGCTTGACTTTTCAAACAGACCTCACAAAGGCGAGCCTTGTATCGTTATAGGCGCGACCTCAAAGGCGCTTCACGTCTTACGTGGCTTAAAGCAGGGCTATCTTGACTACTATGCAGTTGGTGTGGTAGATGGTAGAAGCGATCTTGTTGGCACATATTGTGATGGATTTTTAGTTCAAGATAAAAAAGATATACCAAGCCTTATAAAAGACTACGACGCAAAGACTGCTATCATCGCACTAGCACTTGATCAAGACGAGCTTCAAGCTTTAGTTGATGAGCTTACTGGATATGGCATAAGAGATATGAAGCTCTTTTCGCTTATCGAAAATGAGCCGATCAAAGATATCTCGATCGAAGATTTGCTTGCTAGAAAGCCAAAAGACCTTAATCCAGAAGCCATTTCAAATTTCTTAAAAGACAAAAAAGTGCTTGTCACTGGAGCTGGCGGTAGTATAGGAAGCGAAATTTGTAAGCAGTGCTTGAAATATGGCGTAAGCGAGCTTATAATGGTTGAACACAGCGAGTTTAACCTTTATAAAATAGGCGAAGATACAAGAGATAAAAGAACTGTTAGCAAGCTTGTAAATATCACAAATTTAAAAGACTTTGAAGAGGTTTTTGAGGAATTTAGACCAGAGATCGTCATCCACGCGGCAGCATATAAACACGTGCCACTTTGCGAGCTAAATCCTCGCTCAGCAGTTGAAAACAACATCCTTGGTACAAAAAATGCAGTCGATCTTTCTAAAAAATATGGTGCTAAGAAATTTGTCATGATCTCATCAGACAAGGCTGTGCGCCCAACAAATATCATGGGCACAACTAAGCGTGTTTGCGAGCTTTATGCGCTAAATTCAAACGAAGCAGGTATCTGCGAGATAGTTTGTGTGCGCTTTGGTAACGTCCTTGGCTCAAGTGGCTCAGTTATACCTAAATTTAAAGCGCAGATCGCTGCAAACAAGCCTTTAAGCGTCACGCACCCAGAGATCACAAGATACTTTATGCTTACATCTGAAGCGTGTCAGCTAGTCCTTCAAGCAGCCTCTATCGCAAAAGGCGGAGAGCTTTTTGTACTTGATATGGGCGAGCCAGTTAAGATCGTCGATCTTGCTAAAAAGATGCTTCTGCTTTCAAACAAAGAGCATCTGGGTATCGAATTTGTGGGGCTTAGACCTGGCGAGAAGCTTTATGAGGAGCTACTGATCAACAAAGATGACGTTCAAACTAAGTATGAGTCGATCTTCGTGACACACTCACAGCCATACGATCTAACTCTTTTAAATTCACAGATAAATGGGCTTTTACAGCTTGAAGATGACGAGGTAGCGCCTGCTCTTAAGGTGATCGTGCCAGAGTTTAATCATGCATTAAATTTAAAAGGCTAG
- a CDS encoding PDC sensor domain-containing protein yields MVIKDIKRFSDTRYKARAYICYLFSRNLPNRLPGVCLENIKAGFDKISHEIENFDALYILDENGIQIDDSISLNEKYKIPKGENRANKAYYYTAVREKRCVLSDPYPSSLNGGLCVTASVPIYNEKNELKFIACIDISLENILNMVDSGFVEEHFGRFLKTVYALFCASLFMICAFLFWHGVKSFISKSIEHINVEEIFESTIILTLALAIFDLVKTIFEEEVLGKNHEENSVIYKTMVRFIGSIIIALAIEALMLVFKFAITAPENIINAIYLIGGVAMLMAALSFYLFSVKRQENK; encoded by the coding sequence TTGGTTATAAAAGATATTAAGAGATTTAGTGACACGAGATATAAGGCAAGGGCGTATATCTGCTATTTGTTTAGTAGAAATTTGCCAAACAGACTGCCTGGGGTTTGTTTGGAAAATATAAAAGCTGGTTTTGATAAGATCAGCCACGAGATAGAAAATTTTGACGCACTATACATTTTAGACGAAAATGGCATACAGATCGATGACTCGATCAGCCTAAATGAAAAGTATAAAATTCCAAAAGGCGAAAACCGTGCAAACAAGGCATATTACTACACCGCTGTGCGCGAGAAAAGGTGCGTTTTAAGCGATCCATATCCATCAAGTCTAAATGGAGGTTTATGCGTCACAGCAAGCGTGCCTATCTATAATGAAAAAAATGAGCTTAAATTTATAGCTTGCATCGACATAAGCCTAGAAAATATCCTAAATATGGTCGATAGCGGCTTTGTCGAGGAGCATTTTGGTAGATTTTTAAAGACAGTATATGCTCTCTTTTGTGCATCGCTTTTTATGATCTGCGCATTTTTATTTTGGCACGGCGTAAAGAGCTTTATTTCAAAGAGTATCGAGCATATAAACGTAGAAGAAATTTTTGAATCAACCATTATTTTAACGCTAGCTCTTGCCATTTTTGACCTTGTTAAGACGATATTTGAAGAAGAGGTTTTGGGCAAAAATCACGAAGAAAATAGCGTTATTTATAAGACGATGGTTAGATTTATCGGCTCTATCATCATCGCACTTGCTATAGAAGCGCTTATGCTTGTGTTTAAATTTGCTATCACCGCACCTGAAAATATCATAAACGCTATCTATCTAATAGGCGGTGTGGCGATGCTGATGGCGGCACTTAGCTTTTATCTCTTTAGTGTAAAAAGACAAGAGAACAAATGA
- the hisH gene encoding imidazole glycerol phosphate synthase subunit HisH yields the protein MIAIIDYGAGNIKSVINAFKFLGHECVLLSEPGSLKEHSHIVLPGVGAFGEAMKKLKFNGMDEAIKEAVKSGKAFIGICLGMQLLFEKSFEFGEHEGLSLLPGEVVKFDEAKFDKPLKIPHVGWNTLEFKQNSPLRLGLKELEYLYFVHSYHVVCDDKFALAKTTYGYEFTSAVQHENLFGFQPHPEKSHEVGLKILENFARL from the coding sequence ATGATCGCTATTATTGATTATGGTGCTGGAAACATCAAAAGCGTGATAAATGCTTTTAAATTCCTTGGCCATGAGTGCGTTTTACTAAGTGAGCCTGGGAGCCTAAAAGAGCACTCTCACATCGTTCTGCCAGGCGTTGGGGCATTTGGCGAGGCGATGAAAAAGCTCAAATTTAACGGCATGGATGAAGCGATAAAAGAGGCTGTAAAAAGCGGAAAAGCCTTTATAGGAATTTGCCTTGGTATGCAGCTTTTATTTGAAAAAAGCTTTGAATTTGGCGAGCATGAGGGGCTTTCACTTTTACCGGGAGAGGTCGTTAAATTTGATGAAGCTAAATTTGATAAACCGCTAAAGATCCCACATGTTGGCTGGAACACACTCGAGTTTAAACAAAATAGCCCTTTAAGATTAGGATTAAAAGAGCTTGAGTATTTATACTTTGTGCATAGCTACCACGTGGTTTGTGATGATAAATTTGCGCTTGCAAAGACAACTTATGGATATGAATTTACAAGCGCGGTGCAGCATGAAAATCTCTTTGGTTTTCAGCCTCATCCAGAAAAAAGTCATGAGGTTGGGCTTAAAATTTTAGAAAATTTTGCGAGGTTATGA
- the hisA gene encoding 1-(5-phosphoribosyl)-5-[(5-phosphoribosylamino)methylideneamino]imidazole-4-carboxamide isomerase, translating into MEIFPAIDLKEGQAVRLSKGLMQSAKIYSSEPSELAKRFEDYGAKWLHVVDLDGAFAGEAINFKTIEKIVKATNLKVQVGGGIRDEERIKRYLDLGVSRVILGSVALKDPEFTAKMAGIYRVVVGIDAKDGYVAVQGWGEVSSIKAVDLAKKFADVGVEAVICTDINKDGMLGGVNVDFSLQIARSSKLETIASGGVSDINDILALKETKEIAGVIVGKAYYEGRLDLKDAFKQVG; encoded by the coding sequence ATGGAAATTTTCCCAGCGATAGATCTAAAAGAGGGGCAAGCAGTTAGGCTTAGCAAAGGGCTCATGCAAAGTGCTAAAATTTATAGCAGTGAGCCAAGTGAGCTTGCTAAGAGGTTTGAAGATTACGGCGCAAAATGGCTGCATGTGGTCGATCTTGATGGAGCATTTGCAGGGGAAGCCATAAATTTTAAGACGATCGAAAAGATAGTAAAAGCTACAAATTTAAAGGTGCAAGTTGGCGGTGGTATAAGGGATGAAGAGCGTATAAAGCGCTATTTGGACCTTGGAGTTAGCAGGGTAATCCTTGGCTCAGTTGCTCTAAAAGATCCAGAATTTACAGCAAAAATGGCTGGAATTTATAGGGTCGTAGTTGGCATAGATGCCAAAGATGGCTATGTGGCAGTGCAGGGCTGGGGTGAGGTTTCAAGCATAAAAGCAGTCGATCTTGCAAAAAAATTTGCAGATGTGGGTGTAGAAGCTGTGATTTGCACCGATATTAACAAAGATGGAATGCTTGGCGGAGTTAATGTTGATTTTAGCTTGCAAATAGCTAGAAGCAGCAAGCTTGAGACCATAGCAAGTGGCGGTGTGAGCGATATAAACGACATTTTGGCGCTAAAAGAGACAAAAGAGATAGCTGGCGTGATCGTTGGAAAAGCTTACTATGAGGGACGACTTGATTTGAAAGATGCTTTCAAACAAGTTGGCTAG
- a CDS encoding chemotaxis response regulator CheY, translated as MKILVVDDSSTMRRIIKNTLQRLGHQEILEAEHGLEAWNILTQNEGIEVLITDWNMPEMNGLELVKKVRAEQKYVDMPIIMVTTEGGKAEVITALKAGVNNYIVKPFTPQVLKEKLEDVLG; from the coding sequence GTGAAGATTTTGGTTGTAGATGACAGCTCAACAATGAGAAGGATCATAAAAAATACTTTGCAAAGGTTAGGACATCAAGAAATTCTTGAGGCTGAGCACGGGCTTGAAGCTTGGAATATCTTGACACAAAACGAGGGTATTGAGGTTCTTATTACTGACTGGAACATGCCTGAGATGAACGGTCTTGAACTTGTTAAAAAGGTAAGGGCTGAGCAAAAATATGTTGATATGCCTATCATAATGGTAACAACAGAGGGCGGAAAAGCCGAGGTTATAACAGCTTTAAAAGCAGGTGTTAATAACTACATCGTTAAACCTTTTACGCCACAAGTTTTAAAAGAGAAGCTTGAAGACGTTCTTGGTTAA
- a CDS encoding 50S ribosomal protein L11 methyltransferase, with translation MKDKFYELSIKTSNFYDEILELVFSFGVTCVEELDHEIIIREEYDLKDIAWGVEEYAKGLSSVRKISNDLKISLNLKENKDWLGEYKRAVKPILVDKIYIRPSWEEPLGGVTNIIIDPALAFGSGHHESTNSCLQLLQKYAKSGDSALDVGCGSGILSIALAKLGCNVDACDTDEQATQSSLSNAQLNEVKFNKIWTGSIANLEQKYDIVVANIIADVIFMLSNDLKKSLKKGGYLVLSGILNKYEDRIKDTFKDLELVEIKQANDWVSFVYKEMDE, from the coding sequence ATGAAAGATAAATTTTACGAATTAAGCATCAAAACATCAAATTTTTATGATGAAATTTTAGAGTTAGTTTTTTCTTTTGGGGTCACCTGTGTAGAAGAGCTAGACCATGAGATCATCATCAGGGAAGAGTATGATCTAAAAGATATAGCTTGGGGTGTCGAAGAGTATGCAAAAGGGCTCTCTAGCGTTCGTAAAATTTCAAATGATTTAAAAATTTCTCTTAATTTAAAAGAAAATAAAGACTGGCTAGGCGAATATAAAAGGGCAGTTAAGCCTATTTTGGTTGATAAAATTTATATTAGACCTAGCTGGGAAGAGCCACTTGGTGGCGTAACAAATATCATAATCGACCCAGCTCTAGCCTTTGGCTCAGGGCACCATGAAAGCACAAATTCTTGCTTGCAACTTTTACAAAAATATGCAAAAAGTGGTGATAGCGCTTTAGATGTGGGATGCGGAAGCGGGATATTAAGCATAGCTTTAGCAAAGCTTGGCTGCAATGTCGATGCCTGCGATACAGACGAGCAGGCCACGCAAAGCTCGCTTAGCAATGCTCAGCTAAATGAGGTTAAATTTAATAAAATTTGGACAGGATCTATTGCAAATTTAGAGCAAAAATATGATATCGTCGTAGCAAATATCATTGCTGATGTCATTTTTATGCTCTCAAATGACTTGAAAAAATCACTTAAAAAAGGCGGCTATTTAGTATTGTCAGGAATTTTGAACAAATACGAAGATAGGATTAAAGATACATTTAAGGATTTGGAGCTAGTTGAGATAAAACAGGCTAATGATTGGGTTAGCTTTGTTTATAAGGAAATGGATGAATAA
- the ftsH gene encoding ATP-dependent zinc metalloprotease FtsH, with the protein MNNQNNNQNNGDNNGFFNKNPIFIFAIFAIVIVLAFRSFSGDGLGGTFGLGSNAQSKMIAYSEFKDMLKNKQLNEVAISETTIKGVGNDKTIYLAKRINDPTLIGILEQNGITYSVYSENNWFGDLIFSWIIPVFIFFAIWMFIASRMQKNIGGGILGIGSAKKLINSEKPKVKFDDVAGVEEAKEEVQEIVDYLKSPDKYLRLGAKIPKGILLVGPPGTGKTLLARAVAGEASVPFFSMSASSFIEMFVGVGASRVRDLFENAKKEAPAIVFIDEIDAIGKSRNSGPMGGNDEREQTLNQLLSEMDGFDADKSPVIVIAATNRPEVLDAALLRPGRFDRQVLVDKPDFKGRCDILKVHMKDVKIGKDVNIEDIARLTTGLAGADLENIINEAALLAGRKSKTFVEQADLVEAVERSIAGLEKKSRRVNPKEKKIVTYHESGHALVAELTKGAKRVTKVSVVPRGLAALGYTLNTPEENKFMMQKHELLAEVDVLLAGRAAEEVFIKEISTGASNDLERATDIIKAMVSMYGMSDVAGLMVLEKQRATFLNGGQSIKDYSDKMAEKVDEFVKALLHERYTAVLGLLEIYKGAIENMVSALYEEETIEGKRVREIIKNYEEENGLESRLVELEEEEKGKKEE; encoded by the coding sequence ATGAATAATCAAAATAATAACCAAAATAATGGCGATAATAACGGGTTTTTTAACAAAAATCCCATCTTTATCTTTGCTATTTTTGCGATAGTTATAGTTCTAGCTTTTAGAAGCTTTAGTGGCGACGGACTAGGCGGTACTTTTGGGCTTGGTAGCAACGCTCAAAGCAAGATGATAGCTTATTCTGAATTTAAAGATATGCTAAAAAATAAGCAATTAAATGAGGTTGCGATATCTGAAACCACGATAAAAGGCGTTGGTAATGACAAAACCATCTACCTCGCAAAGCGCATAAATGATCCAACGCTCATTGGCATACTTGAGCAAAACGGCATAACTTACAGCGTTTATAGCGAAAATAACTGGTTTGGAGATCTTATATTTTCATGGATCATACCGGTGTTTATATTTTTTGCTATTTGGATGTTTATCGCTAGTCGTATGCAAAAAAATATCGGCGGTGGCATACTGGGCATAGGAAGTGCAAAAAAGCTTATAAATTCTGAAAAACCAAAAGTTAAATTTGACGATGTTGCAGGCGTAGAAGAGGCAAAAGAAGAGGTTCAAGAGATAGTTGATTATCTAAAGAGCCCAGATAAATATCTAAGACTTGGAGCTAAAATTCCAAAAGGTATTTTGCTAGTTGGCCCTCCAGGTACTGGTAAAACACTTCTTGCAAGAGCAGTTGCAGGCGAGGCTAGCGTGCCATTTTTCTCTATGTCAGCATCAAGCTTTATTGAGATGTTTGTTGGTGTTGGTGCAAGTAGGGTTAGAGACCTTTTTGAAAATGCAAAAAAAGAGGCTCCAGCGATTGTATTTATAGATGAGATCGATGCGATCGGTAAGAGCAGAAATTCTGGTCCGATGGGTGGCAATGACGAGAGAGAGCAGACGCTAAATCAGCTTCTTTCTGAGATGGACGGCTTTGATGCGGACAAGTCGCCAGTCATCGTTATAGCAGCTACAAATAGACCTGAAGTTTTAGATGCTGCACTTTTAAGACCGGGTAGATTTGACAGGCAAGTGCTTGTTGATAAGCCTGATTTTAAAGGACGTTGCGACATCTTAAAAGTCCATATGAAAGATGTTAAAATCGGCAAAGATGTAAATATCGAGGACATCGCAAGGCTTACTACTGGTTTAGCAGGTGCTGACCTTGAAAATATCATAAATGAGGCGGCACTTCTTGCAGGACGTAAGTCAAAGACTTTTGTCGAGCAGGCTGATCTAGTGGAGGCTGTCGAGAGATCGATAGCTGGTTTAGAGAAAAAATCACGCCGCGTAAATCCAAAAGAGAAAAAGATAGTCACTTACCATGAAAGTGGCCATGCCTTGGTAGCTGAGCTAACAAAAGGTGCAAAAAGAGTAACAAAGGTCTCAGTCGTGCCACGCGGTCTTGCAGCGCTTGGCTATACGCTAAATACACCTGAAGAGAATAAATTTATGATGCAAAAGCATGAACTACTTGCAGAAGTGGATGTGCTTTTGGCTGGTAGAGCTGCTGAAGAGGTATTTATAAAAGAGATATCAACTGGAGCTAGCAACGACCTAGAGCGCGCGACTGATATCATAAAAGCTATGGTTAGCATGTATGGTATGAGTGATGTTGCCGGTCTTATGGTACTTGAAAAGCAACGTGCAACATTTTTAAATGGTGGACAAAGCATAAAAGACTATAGCGACAAGATGGCTGAAAAGGTTGATGAGTTTGTAAAAGCACTTCTTCATGAGAGATATACAGCTGTGCTTGGTCTTCTTGAAATTTATAAAGGCGCCATTGAAAACATGGTTTCAGCGCTTTATGAAGAAGAGACTATCGAGGGAAAAAGAGTTAGAGAGATCATCAAAAACTACGAAGAAGAAAATGGTCTTGAAAGCAGGCTTGTAGAGCTTGAAGAAGAGGAAAAAGGCAAAAAAGAGGAATAA
- a CDS encoding phosphatidylserine decarboxylase yields the protein MSGYIAKAGYKFILFFLILFAISALFGIAPLFFLALLFLTLYFFRDPEREPFTDDKLALLSPIDGKIKEISVSNFDDKEVAKIVISKPFFGVGTLRAISDANVTEVKKRHGLFLCQAMKISEMLNERAIIRFEKGNIKFAMKIIAGVFSRSLEIYNITSLKASRKFGFLGSGEVILYLPRDTKICVSVGESVKAASLLGYFEEEK from the coding sequence ATGAGTGGCTACATCGCAAAAGCAGGGTATAAATTTATATTATTCTTTTTGATTTTATTTGCTATATCTGCATTGTTTGGTATTGCGCCACTATTTTTTCTAGCACTACTTTTTTTAACTCTATATTTTTTTAGAGACCCTGAAAGAGAGCCTTTTACTGATGATAAACTAGCCTTACTTTCGCCAATAGATGGTAAGATAAAAGAGATCAGCGTTTCAAATTTTGATGATAAAGAGGTAGCTAAGATAGTTATCTCAAAGCCATTTTTTGGCGTAGGTACGCTAAGAGCTATAAGCGATGCTAACGTCACTGAAGTTAAAAAAAGGCATGGGCTCTTTTTATGCCAGGCTATGAAAATTTCAGAGATGCTAAACGAAAGAGCGATAATTCGTTTTGAAAAAGGAAATATCAAATTTGCTATGAAGATCATAGCTGGAGTTTTTAGTAGAAGTTTAGAAATTTATAACATTACCAGTCTAAAAGCCTCTAGAAAATTTGGCTTTTTAGGAAGCGGCGAAGTGATTTTATACTTGCCAAGAGATACTAAAATTTGTGTAAGCGTTGGCGAGAGCGTTAAAGCTGCTTCACTTCTTGGATACTTTGAAGAGGAAAAATAA
- the pssA gene encoding CDP-diacylglycerol--serine O-phosphatidyltransferase — translation MNSIQKMQLMYILPNLFTAASAFLGVISIISSIQGNYFKAIIYIILSLILDGLDGRVARLTKTTSKFGVEFDSLADLVAFGVAPAILFYLTVGAKFGRFGALIAAMFVVFGAIRLARFNVTTGTYEPNVFIGLPIPSAAIIGVLWVGVYLKHEFLYGFEWCLILLEAVLAILMVSNIRYPSFKKMNLKQTHVMRILVALVVVFSMLYLYPYESATFFMSVYMLYGIIRAAIMFSKNHKKKESE, via the coding sequence ATGAATAGCATACAAAAAATGCAGTTAATGTATATCTTGCCAAATTTATTTACCGCTGCAAGCGCTTTTTTGGGCGTTATAAGCATTATTTCATCTATTCAGGGAAACTATTTTAAAGCTATTATTTACATCATTCTTTCACTGATTTTAGACGGACTTGATGGACGCGTGGCAAGACTTACAAAAACTACAAGTAAATTTGGCGTGGAGTTTGATAGTCTTGCAGACCTTGTAGCATTTGGTGTGGCCCCAGCGATTTTATTTTATCTAACAGTTGGTGCAAAATTTGGTAGATTTGGTGCGCTAATAGCAGCTATGTTTGTAGTCTTTGGAGCTATTAGACTAGCTCGTTTTAATGTCACTACCGGCACATACGAGCCAAATGTTTTCATCGGACTTCCTATACCATCAGCAGCCATCATTGGAGTGCTTTGGGTTGGTGTTTATCTAAAGCATGAATTTTTATATGGTTTTGAGTGGTGCTTGATATTGCTTGAAGCAGTTTTAGCTATCTTGATGGTTAGCAACATCCGCTACCCAAGCTTTAAAAAGATGAATTTAAAACAAACTCATGTTATGCGAATTTTAGTAGCACTTGTAGTTGTATTTTCTATGCTTTATCTATATCCTTACGAGAGTGCGACCTTTTTTATGAGCGTTTATATGCTTTATGGTATTATTAGAGCGGCGATAATGTTTAGCAAAAATCACAAAAAAAAGGAGAGCGAATGA
- a CDS encoding 2-isopropylmalate synthase: MDKNKIIIFDTTLRDGEQSPGASMNTAEKLQIALQLERLGVDVMEAGFAAASPGDFDAVNQIAKQASNITVCSLARAVERDIKAAGEALAPAKNKRIHTFIATSPIHMQYKLKMSPDEVIRRAVEAVQYSKTFCDDVEFSCEDACRSEMSFLKEICDAAINAGAKTINIPDTVGYLYPEEIAARISEIVKFIGGRAVVSVHNHNDLGMATANSLAAIKAGARQVEGTINGIGERAGNAALEEIVMAIKTRQDVFAPLYTGIISKEIYPTSRLIASITGIEPQPNKAIVGKNAFAHESGIHQDGVLKHKETYEIISAESIGLEKNSLVLGKHSGRHAFKDKLASLGFDLDSEALNKAFEKFKELADKKKEIFDDDIRALVAEEITKIPQAYEITGFLQSSGGSLASASMSIKHNDEIISDSALGNGTADAIFKVIDRISGINGTLKDYKVTAVSQGKDALAKVDVKVEFEGNAAVMGHGLDIDTMMASAKAYVGALNSYLRIHKN, translated from the coding sequence ATGGATAAAAATAAAATTATAATCTTTGATACGACTTTAAGAGATGGCGAGCAAAGCCCAGGAGCTTCTATGAACACAGCTGAAAAGCTACAGATCGCACTTCAGCTTGAAAGGCTTGGTGTAGATGTGATGGAGGCTGGATTTGCAGCGGCTAGCCCAGGGGATTTTGACGCGGTAAATCAGATCGCAAAGCAAGCTTCAAACATCACTGTCTGCTCGCTTGCACGTGCGGTTGAGCGTGATATTAAGGCAGCTGGCGAGGCATTAGCTCCGGCAAAAAACAAAAGAATTCACACCTTCATAGCAACAAGTCCGATCCACATGCAGTACAAGCTAAAAATGAGCCCAGACGAGGTGATCAGGCGTGCAGTTGAGGCAGTGCAATACTCAAAAACGTTTTGCGACGACGTGGAATTTAGCTGCGAGGATGCGTGCAGAAGTGAGATGAGCTTTTTAAAAGAAATTTGCGACGCAGCGATAAACGCAGGGGCAAAAACCATAAATATCCCAGATACGGTTGGCTACTTGTATCCAGAGGAGATCGCAGCTCGCATTAGCGAAATAGTAAAATTTATAGGTGGTAGAGCGGTAGTTTCGGTGCATAACCACAACGATCTAGGCATGGCTACGGCAAATTCGCTAGCTGCTATAAAAGCTGGTGCAAGGCAGGTTGAAGGCACGATAAATGGCATCGGCGAGCGTGCTGGAAACGCTGCACTTGAAGAGATCGTGATGGCTATCAAAACTCGTCAGGACGTCTTTGCGCCGCTTTACACAGGCATCATCTCAAAAGAAATTTATCCAACTTCAAGACTGATCGCTAGCATCACAGGTATCGAGCCACAGCCAAACAAAGCAATCGTTGGCAAAAACGCCTTCGCGCACGAGAGTGGCATCCACCAAGATGGCGTGCTAAAACACAAAGAGACCTACGAGATCATCAGCGCTGAGAGCATCGGTCTAGAGAAAAATTCGCTCGTTCTTGGCAAGCACAGCGGCCGCCACGCCTTTAAAGATAAGCTTGCTAGCCTTGGATTTGACCTTGATAGCGAGGCACTCAATAAGGCGTTTGAGAAATTTAAAGAGTTGGCGGATAAGAAAAAAGAGATATTTGACGACGATATCAGGGCGCTTGTAGCCGAGGAGATCACTAAGATCCCACAAGCTTACGAGATCACAGGGTTTCTTCAAAGTAGCGGTGGAAGCTTAGCAAGTGCCTCTATGAGTATCAAGCACAACGACGAGATCATCAGTGACTCCGCCCTTGGAAATGGCACTGCGGATGCGATATTTAAGGTTATTGACCGCATTAGTGGCATAAATGGCACGCTAAAAGACTATAAGGTTACGGCCGTTTCGCAGGGCAAAGACGCTCTTGCGAAGGTTGATGTCAAGGTCGAGTTTGAGGGCAATGCCGCTGTCATGGGTCACGGACTTGATATCGATACGATGATGGCAAGCGCAAAAGCCTATGTCGGCGCACTAAATAGCTACCTTCGCATCCATAAAAACTAA